A section of the Clostridium sp. TW13 genome encodes:
- a CDS encoding PHP domain-containing protein, protein MNYKIDLHTHTMFSDGGSTPEELINTAVKQNVKAIALTDHDNIEGIEETAMLAKANNIDFLPGIEISARYKDDRVVHILGLGINHNNEEFLYVYNKMKQARHQRVNLILSSIKEKGISIDIEELREKELGSYLGRHDIFRYFMRKKLCKTPQEVWDKYLDIVPYSEDELIDVKDAIRIINSAGGVSFLAHYNKPIGLGGLSAEGMEEEIEYLISLGLDGVERYYPSFSESDYKFLDYLIEKYNLMISGGTDYHGKNRPDIELGSGKDNNLFIPYEVYTKILEKR, encoded by the coding sequence ATGAATTATAAAATAGATTTACATACCCATACTATGTTTTCAGACGGAGGATCTACTCCAGAAGAATTAATAAATACAGCTGTTAAGCAAAATGTTAAAGCTATAGCTCTTACAGATCATGATAATATAGAAGGAATAGAAGAGACTGCTATGCTAGCTAAGGCTAATAATATAGATTTTTTGCCTGGTATTGAAATAAGTGCTAGATATAAGGATGATAGAGTAGTACATATTCTAGGACTTGGAATTAATCATAATAATGAAGAGTTTTTATATGTATACAATAAGATGAAGCAAGCAAGACACCAGCGTGTAAATCTTATTTTATCAAGCATAAAGGAAAAAGGAATAAGTATTGATATAGAGGAATTAAGAGAAAAAGAATTAGGATCATATTTAGGAAGACATGATATATTTAGATATTTTATGAGAAAAAAATTATGCAAAACACCTCAAGAGGTTTGGGATAAATACTTGGATATAGTTCCTTATAGTGAAGATGAACTAATTGATGTGAAAGATGCCATTAGAATCATAAACAGTGCTGGAGGAGTATCTTTCTTAGCTCATTATAATAAACCAATAGGATTGGGTGGATTAAGTGCTGAAGGTATGGAAGAAGAGATAGAGTATCTTATTAGCCTAGGATTGGATGGAGTTGAAAGATATTATCCTTCATTCAGCGAATCTGATTACAAATTTCTAGATTATCTAATTGAGAAATATAATTTGATGATTTCTGGTGGAACAGACTATCATGGTAAAAATAGACCAGACATAGAGCTTGGAAGTGGAAAAGATAATAATTTGTTTATTCCATATGAGGTCTATACAAAAATTTTAGAAAAACGATAA
- a CDS encoding DedA family protein produces MTQVLMEYFKEYNIWFLGILLLVQSTGIPTGGTLLVIASGAFSYAGEFNIFILFIEVWILISFGDWGSYMIWKFIGHRVLNKFPKVKRYMEPKILKSHKYLEQHGRGAVFLTRFLISPMGPFVNAAAGIADYKMSYFILFAILGEFLWSFIYLGLGYWFGDSWESIVPIITQVSEILAGLIILGIIIHLFIKTLKKK; encoded by the coding sequence ATGACCCAAGTATTGATGGAATATTTTAAAGAGTATAATATTTGGTTTCTAGGTATATTACTTTTGGTGCAGAGTACAGGAATTCCAACAGGAGGAACTCTGCTAGTTATTGCTTCAGGTGCTTTTTCATATGCAGGCGAGTTTAATATATTTATTTTGTTCATTGAAGTTTGGATTTTGATATCTTTTGGAGATTGGGGATCTTATATGATATGGAAGTTTATTGGTCATAGAGTATTAAATAAATTTCCTAAGGTAAAAAGATATATGGAGCCTAAAATCTTAAAATCTCATAAGTATTTAGAACAACATGGTAGAGGTGCAGTTTTCTTGACTCGATTTTTGATTTCACCTATGGGACCATTTGTAAATGCTGCAGCTGGTATTGCGGATTATAAAATGTCTTACTTTATTTTATTTGCAATTTTAGGTGAGTTTTTATGGAGTTTCATATATTTAGGACTTGGGTATTGGTTTGGAGACTCATGGGAGAGTATTGTTCCTATAATAACGCAGGTGAGTGAAATATTAGCAGGTTTGATTATCTTGGGAATCATTATACATCTATTTATTAAAACACTTAAGAAAAAGTAA